The Streptomyces sp. HSG2 genome has a segment encoding these proteins:
- a CDS encoding cyclic nucleotide-binding domain-containing protein, whose translation MRSTTTLAAGLAPAHRETLMDEAREAFFDAGARMFEEGRDADRFWIVRTGTVTLDLSVPALRPAMIDSLGPGELVGWSWHYPPRRWHLGAEAMSPVRAWEFDADAVRGRCAEDAVFGRAVATWVGNVVAHRLHAARVRLLDLYAPHGGGAPR comes from the coding sequence TTGAGGTCCACCACCACACTGGCGGCCGGGCTCGCGCCGGCCCACCGGGAAACCCTCATGGACGAAGCGCGGGAGGCGTTCTTCGACGCCGGGGCCCGCATGTTCGAGGAGGGCCGGGACGCGGACCGGTTCTGGATCGTGCGCACCGGCACCGTCACCCTGGATCTGTCCGTTCCCGCGCTGCGACCCGCGATGATCGATTCGTTGGGTCCGGGCGAGCTGGTCGGCTGGTCCTGGCACTACCCACCCCGCCGGTGGCACTTGGGCGCGGAGGCGATGAGCCCGGTACGCGCCTGGGAGTTCGACGCCGACGCCGTGCGGGGACGCTGTGCCGAGGACGCCGTCTTCGGGCGAGCCGTCGCCACCTGGGTCGGGAACGTGGTGGCCCACCGGTTGCACGCGGCCCGCGTCCGACTCCTGGACCTCTACGCGCCGCACGGCGGCGGGGCCCCGCGGTGA
- the ppdK gene encoding pyruvate, phosphate dikinase: MVRYVYDFAEGGRERADLLGGKGANLAEMTRLGLPVPPGFTVTTDACRACLASGTEPEGMAAEVSAHLAALEESAGRRLGQREDPLLVSVRSGARFSMPGMMETVLDVGLNDDAVLGLAKASGNERFAWDSYRRLLEMFGSTVMGVDPASFERVRGRLMSMRGVPDDTRLDAVDLARLVAAYQELVRHETGQDFPQSPAEQLRRSILAVFGSWNGERARLYRRREHIPDDLGTAVTVQRMVFGNLGGDSGSGVAFTRDPATGRAGAYGDYLPDSQGEDVVSGVRNTVPLAELERLDPASHARLREHLRTLERHYRDLCDVEFTIERGTLWILQTRVGKRTAEAAFVIATSLADEGVVGEDEVLGRVGGAGLARLMFPGVDPATAGRPLARGVPASPGAAVGVAVFDSAEAVRRSAAGESVVLVRRETTPDDLPGMVAAQAVLTTRGGKTSHAAVVARGMGRVCVCGAEELLVDLDAKRLTAPDGTILDEGAVLSVDGSAGVVYAGAVGLIDSAVMRRLAGRDPLPRGVARPGPGATAEGVVGEGESSPVASAVSRVLARADEVRRLRVRANADTPEDAERARRFGAEGIGLCRTEHMFLGERRELVEEMILARTEPERRRALDALLTPQREDFSGILRAMDGLPVTVRLLDPPLHEFLPDRLDLATRVAAAEARGEGSDPRDAALLAALGLMHEENPMLGLRGVRLGLVVPGLFATQVRALAWAVVERVRAGGRPIPEIMVPLVGDVVEFRLVREEVERVLAEVSEASGVPVKCPVGTMIELPRAALTAGRIAEAADFFSLGTNDLTQTTWGFSRDDVEAAFFSDYLDRGVFTTSPFETIDRVGVGRLITLAVGEGRAARPGLPIGVCGEHGGDPDSVHFFHAAGLDYVSCSPFRIPVARLEAGRAAVGAAVDEAGR; this comes from the coding sequence GTGGTCCGCTACGTGTACGACTTCGCCGAGGGTGGCCGCGAACGGGCGGACCTGCTCGGGGGCAAGGGCGCGAACCTGGCCGAGATGACGCGGCTGGGTCTGCCGGTCCCGCCGGGCTTCACCGTGACCACCGACGCCTGCCGCGCCTGTCTCGCCTCCGGGACCGAACCCGAGGGGATGGCGGCGGAGGTCTCCGCACACCTGGCGGCACTGGAGGAGAGCGCGGGGCGGCGGCTGGGACAGCGTGAGGATCCGCTCCTGGTCTCGGTGCGCTCCGGGGCACGGTTCTCCATGCCCGGCATGATGGAGACCGTCCTGGACGTCGGTCTGAACGACGACGCGGTCCTCGGCCTGGCGAAGGCCTCCGGCAACGAGCGCTTCGCCTGGGACTCCTACCGTCGCCTCCTGGAGATGTTCGGCAGCACGGTCATGGGTGTGGACCCGGCGTCGTTCGAGCGGGTCCGCGGACGGCTAATGAGCATGCGAGGCGTCCCCGACGACACGCGTCTCGACGCCGTCGACCTCGCCCGGCTCGTCGCGGCGTACCAGGAACTGGTCCGGCACGAGACCGGGCAGGACTTCCCCCAGTCCCCCGCCGAGCAGCTACGCCGGTCGATCCTGGCCGTCTTCGGGTCGTGGAACGGCGAACGGGCGCGTCTCTACCGTCGGCGGGAACACATCCCGGACGACCTCGGCACCGCCGTCACCGTGCAGCGCATGGTCTTCGGCAACCTGGGAGGGGACTCCGGGAGCGGCGTGGCGTTCACCCGGGATCCGGCCACCGGACGTGCGGGCGCCTACGGCGACTACCTCCCCGACTCGCAGGGGGAGGACGTCGTCTCCGGAGTCCGCAACACGGTCCCGCTGGCCGAGTTGGAACGCCTGGACCCGGCCTCCCACGCACGGCTGCGGGAACATCTGCGGACACTGGAGCGGCACTACCGGGACCTGTGCGACGTCGAGTTCACCATCGAGCGCGGCACGCTGTGGATTCTGCAGACCCGGGTGGGCAAGCGCACCGCCGAGGCGGCCTTCGTCATCGCGACGTCCCTCGCCGACGAGGGGGTCGTCGGCGAGGACGAGGTCCTGGGACGCGTCGGCGGCGCCGGGCTGGCTCGGCTGATGTTCCCCGGGGTCGACCCGGCGACGGCCGGCCGGCCGCTGGCCCGGGGGGTGCCCGCCTCGCCGGGAGCCGCGGTTGGCGTCGCGGTGTTCGACTCCGCCGAGGCGGTGCGCCGGTCCGCCGCCGGCGAGTCGGTGGTCCTGGTGCGCCGTGAGACCACCCCTGACGACCTGCCCGGCATGGTCGCCGCCCAGGCTGTCCTGACCACCCGGGGCGGGAAGACCTCGCACGCGGCCGTCGTGGCACGGGGGATGGGGCGAGTCTGCGTCTGCGGGGCGGAGGAACTCCTGGTCGACCTCGATGCCAAGCGGCTGACCGCGCCCGACGGCACGATCCTGGACGAGGGGGCCGTCCTGTCCGTCGACGGCTCCGCGGGGGTGGTCTACGCCGGGGCGGTCGGGCTCATCGACTCGGCGGTCATGCGCCGTCTGGCGGGCCGGGACCCCCTTCCCCGTGGCGTGGCGCGGCCGGGCCCGGGCGCGACGGCCGAGGGCGTCGTGGGGGAAGGGGAGTCCTCCCCGGTGGCCTCGGCGGTGAGCCGGGTGCTGGCACGGGCCGACGAGGTGCGGCGCTTGCGCGTCAGGGCCAACGCCGACACGCCCGAGGACGCCGAACGCGCACGACGCTTCGGCGCCGAGGGAATCGGACTGTGCCGCACCGAGCACATGTTCCTCGGCGAGCGCCGCGAGCTGGTCGAGGAGATGATCCTGGCCCGCACCGAGCCGGAACGCCGTCGCGCGTTGGACGCCCTGCTGACTCCACAGCGCGAGGACTTCTCCGGCATCCTGCGGGCGATGGACGGCCTGCCGGTCACCGTGCGGCTGCTCGACCCCCCACTGCACGAGTTCCTGCCCGACCGGCTCGACCTCGCCACCCGGGTGGCCGCGGCCGAGGCCCGTGGAGAGGGATCCGACCCTCGGGACGCGGCACTCCTCGCCGCTCTGGGGCTCATGCACGAGGAGAACCCGATGCTGGGGCTGCGAGGCGTGCGGTTGGGGCTGGTGGTACCGGGACTGTTCGCCACCCAGGTACGCGCGTTGGCCTGGGCGGTGGTGGAGCGCGTGCGGGCGGGGGGCCGCCCGATCCCGGAGATCATGGTTCCGCTGGTGGGCGACGTGGTCGAGTTCCGGCTGGTCCGCGAGGAAGTGGAGCGGGTCTTGGCCGAGGTCTCCGAGGCGTCCGGCGTCCCGGTGAAATGCCCGGTGGGCACCATGATCGAACTGCCGCGGGCGGCGCTCACGGCGGGCAGGATCGCCGAGGCGGCGGACTTCTTCTCCCTGGGAACCAACGATCTGACGCAGACCACCTGGGGGTTCTCCCGGGACGACGTCGAGGCGGCCTTCTTCTCCGACTACCTCGACCGGGGCGTCTTCACGACCTCTCCGTTCGAGACGATCGATCGCGTGGGCGTGGGGCGGCTGATCACCCTCGCCGTCGGCGAGGGCAGGGCCGCCCGCCCCGGTCTGCCGATCGGCGTGTGCGGTGAACACGGCGGCGACCCCGACTCCGTGCACTTCTTCCACGCCGCCGGACTCGACTACGTCTCGTGCTCCCCGTTCCGGATCCCGGTGGCCCGGCTGGAGGCGGGCCGGGCGGCGGTGGGGGCGGCGGTCGACGAAGCGGGGCGCTGA
- a CDS encoding VOC family protein: protein MITTDFTPGAVCWIDLGTPDVPAAASFYRAVFGWEFESMGEEDRPEGGMFRKDGRLVGGLGTHSEEGERPTWMLYYSVRDADATTRDVERAGGTVRVAPRDLGEWGRMAQYTDPSGGRFAVWQPGTGAGFELVDKPGSLGWTELYTPDVEASKDFYRAVFDWQYGDMPLPGGQGNYILVTPAGLSRERTQGGFILLPPQYLTLSGGRPYWHPVFSHEDCDAAVAAVVANGGTVQMGPQEAGGVGRMAVCLDPWGADFVLLTPAGPASG from the coding sequence GTGATCACCACCGACTTCACCCCCGGCGCCGTCTGCTGGATCGACCTCGGCACCCCCGACGTACCGGCAGCCGCGTCGTTCTACCGTGCCGTGTTCGGGTGGGAGTTCGAGTCGATGGGGGAGGAGGATCGGCCGGAGGGCGGCATGTTCCGCAAGGACGGCAGACTCGTCGGCGGGCTCGGCACGCACTCCGAGGAGGGAGAGCGCCCGACCTGGATGCTCTACTACTCCGTCCGTGACGCCGACGCGACCACGCGCGACGTCGAACGCGCGGGGGGCACGGTGCGGGTCGCCCCCAGGGACCTGGGCGAGTGGGGCAGGATGGCACAGTACACCGACCCCTCGGGCGGCCGGTTCGCCGTGTGGCAGCCGGGCACCGGCGCCGGATTCGAGCTGGTCGACAAGCCGGGTTCGCTGGGCTGGACGGAGCTCTACACCCCGGACGTCGAGGCGTCGAAGGACTTCTATCGGGCCGTCTTCGACTGGCAGTACGGCGACATGCCGTTGCCCGGCGGACAGGGAAACTACATCCTCGTCACCCCCGCCGGCCTGTCGCGCGAACGCACGCAGGGCGGATTCATTCTGTTGCCGCCCCAGTACCTGACGCTGTCGGGCGGCCGACCCTACTGGCACCCGGTCTTCTCCCACGAGGACTGCGACGCCGCGGTCGCCGCGGTCGTCGCGAACGGAGGGACCGTGCAGATGGGCCCCCAGGAGGCGGGGGGCGTGGGACGGATGGCCGTGTGCCTCGACCCCTGGGGGGCCGACTTCGTCCTCCTCACGCCGGCCGGCCCCGCCTCGGGCTGA
- a CDS encoding sigma-70 family RNA polymerase sigma factor, with product MTALALAARGGDAEAVEAFVRALHRDVRHYVTFLGADPQSADDLAQDTFLRALGSLHRFEGRSSARTWLLAIARRAVIDSIRHGSCRPRLSDVEDWEAAAERRQPRGLPGFDDGVALAELLDTLPADRREAFVLTQLVGLPYAEAAAVSDCPVGTVRSRVARARASLAQWLTEADGGPEAKAA from the coding sequence ATCACGGCGCTCGCCCTGGCGGCCCGGGGGGGCGACGCCGAGGCGGTCGAGGCGTTCGTACGCGCCCTGCACCGGGACGTCCGCCACTACGTGACGTTCCTGGGGGCCGACCCCCAGAGCGCCGACGACCTGGCCCAGGACACCTTTCTGCGTGCCCTGGGCAGCCTGCATCGCTTCGAGGGGCGCTCCTCGGCCCGCACGTGGTTGCTGGCCATCGCGCGCCGCGCGGTGATCGACAGCATCCGACACGGTTCCTGCCGCCCTCGGCTGTCGGACGTCGAGGACTGGGAGGCCGCGGCGGAGCGTCGGCAGCCTCGCGGTCTGCCCGGGTTCGACGACGGTGTCGCGCTCGCCGAACTCCTCGACACCCTGCCCGCCGACCGCCGGGAGGCGTTCGTCCTCACCCAGTTGGTGGGTCTTCCCTATGCCGAGGCCGCGGCGGTCAGCGACTGCCCGGTCGGCACGGTCCGCTCACGTGTCGCGCGTGCCCGTGCCTCGCTCGCCCAGTGGCTGACCGAGGCGGACGGCGGGCCGGAGGCGAAGGCCGCCTGA
- a CDS encoding alpha/beta family hydrolase — MVSVTVPVASPIGEARLSADLVVPGEARGAVLFAHGSGSSRLSPRNRAVAAELQCAGFATLLLDLLTPGESREDQVTGRHSFDIGFLAARLTDAVDWVARRPDCSRLPFGLFGASTGAAAALITAADRAARVSAVVARGGRPDLAGDALAGVRAPVLLVVGGRDEAVLELNRQAAERLSAPHRIEVVPGAGHLFTEPGALERVAEAAVAWFRRHTDRRTPRHADLGRAEEESPD, encoded by the coding sequence ATGGTCTCCGTCACGGTACCCGTGGCCTCCCCGATCGGGGAGGCCAGGCTCTCCGCGGACCTCGTCGTCCCCGGCGAGGCACGCGGCGCGGTCCTGTTCGCGCACGGGAGCGGCAGCTCCCGGCTCAGCCCACGCAACCGCGCCGTCGCCGCGGAACTGCAGTGCGCGGGCTTCGCGACGCTTCTGCTGGACCTGCTCACGCCGGGCGAGAGCCGCGAGGACCAGGTCACCGGGCGGCATTCGTTCGACATCGGATTCCTCGCCGCCCGGCTGACCGACGCGGTGGACTGGGTGGCGCGCCGACCGGACTGCTCCCGACTGCCCTTCGGCCTGTTCGGGGCCAGTACGGGCGCCGCGGCGGCGCTGATCACCGCCGCCGACCGGGCGGCACGGGTCTCGGCGGTGGTCGCCAGGGGAGGTCGGCCCGACCTGGCGGGCGACGCGCTCGCCGGGGTAAGGGCGCCCGTGCTGCTGGTCGTCGGTGGGCGGGACGAGGCCGTTCTGGAGCTGAACCGGCAGGCGGCGGAGCGGTTGTCCGCGCCGCATCGGATCGAGGTCGTCCCCGGTGCCGGCCACCTGTTCACCGAGCCGGGAGCGCTGGAGCGGGTCGCGGAGGCGGCCGTCGCGTGGTTCCGTCGCCACACCGACCGCAGGACACCACGCCACGCGGATCTGGGCCGCGCGGAGGAGGAGAGCCCGGATTGA
- a CDS encoding sporulation protein, translating to MVFKRLLGALGVGGPTVDTVLDPGAVRPGEALSGQVHLRGGEADFEIERITLELVARVEAEHEDGESEGVVVFERVDVDGGFRLAAGEERAVPFTLPLPWETPLTELYGQPLGIALGVRTELAVAGARDKGDLDPLAVAALPAQEAVLEALGQLGFAFRSADLEYGHIGGTGQRLPFYQEIELTPAPQYADRLQQLEVTFLASPEGTMEVVLEGDRRGGLFSSGGDALTSFTVGLDDVRDWTAEVDGWVRLLAERGSAHGLAHHDSHHGPHHSGPGTGAMVAAGAAGIAAGVVGGMVAAEVVDEIGDFFEGEDEGED from the coding sequence ATGGTGTTCAAACGGCTGCTCGGTGCGCTCGGGGTGGGCGGGCCCACGGTGGACACGGTCCTCGACCCCGGCGCCGTACGCCCCGGCGAGGCTCTTTCCGGCCAGGTTCATCTGCGGGGCGGAGAAGCCGACTTCGAAATCGAGCGGATCACTCTGGAGCTGGTCGCCCGGGTCGAGGCCGAGCACGAGGACGGGGAGAGCGAAGGCGTCGTCGTCTTCGAACGTGTCGACGTCGACGGCGGTTTCCGCCTCGCCGCGGGCGAGGAACGCGCCGTGCCGTTCACGCTGCCCCTGCCCTGGGAGACCCCCCTCACGGAGTTGTACGGGCAGCCCCTGGGCATCGCGCTCGGCGTGCGGACGGAACTCGCGGTGGCCGGCGCCAGGGACAAGGGCGACCTCGACCCGCTGGCCGTGGCGGCGCTGCCCGCCCAGGAGGCGGTGTTGGAGGCACTCGGACAGCTCGGGTTCGCCTTCCGCTCCGCGGACCTCGAGTACGGGCACATCGGTGGGACGGGCCAGCGACTTCCGTTCTACCAGGAGATCGAGCTGACTCCGGCCCCGCAGTACGCCGACCGACTCCAACAGCTCGAAGTGACCTTCCTGGCCTCCCCGGAGGGCACCATGGAGGTGGTGCTGGAAGGAGACCGTCGCGGCGGGTTGTTCTCCTCCGGCGGGGACGCGCTGACCAGCTTCACCGTCGGACTGGACGACGTCAGGGACTGGACCGCCGAGGTCGACGGCTGGGTTCGGCTGCTCGCCGAACGCGGTTCCGCCCACGGCCTGGCCCACCACGACTCCCACCACGGGCCGCACCACTCCGGTCCGGGCACGGGAGCCATGGTCGCCGCGGGTGCCGCCGGAATCGCGGCGGGTGTCGTCGGCGGCATGGTCGCGGCGGAGGTCGTCGACGAGATCGGGGACTTCTTCGAAGGCGAGGACGAGGGCGAGGACTGA
- the meaB gene encoding methylmalonyl Co-A mutase-associated GTPase MeaB, producing MTIDADTYVRGVLDGRRAVIARTITLVESTRPAHRELAQRVVTALLPHSGRARRIGVSGVPGVGKSTFIDAFGTLLTGRGHRVAVLAVDPSSGRTGGSILGDKTRMERLAVDPAAFVRPSPSAGTLGGVAKATRESIVVMEAAGYDVILVETVGVGQSETAVADMVDSFLLLSLARTGDQLQGIKKGVLELADVIAVNKADGPHERDARVAARELAGALRLMHGQDSFWTPPVLSCSARESTGLDAVWERLERHRSLLESTGRLAERRRRQQVGWTWSMVRDELLDRLHSDPAVRAVAPELERRVRDGEMTATSAARRILDAFSDGTTRQGP from the coding sequence ATGACGATCGACGCGGACACCTACGTCAGGGGCGTACTCGACGGTCGCCGGGCCGTCATCGCCCGGACCATCACCCTGGTGGAGTCCACCCGCCCCGCGCATCGGGAACTGGCCCAGCGGGTGGTCACCGCGCTGCTCCCGCACAGCGGCCGAGCCCGCCGGATCGGGGTCAGCGGCGTTCCCGGGGTGGGGAAGTCGACCTTCATCGACGCCTTCGGCACCCTGCTCACCGGCCGAGGGCACCGCGTCGCCGTTCTGGCCGTCGACCCTTCCTCCGGCCGGACGGGCGGCTCGATCCTCGGCGACAAGACCCGCATGGAACGCCTGGCGGTCGACCCGGCGGCCTTCGTCCGCCCCTCCCCGTCCGCGGGCACCCTCGGCGGGGTCGCGAAGGCCACGCGCGAGTCGATCGTCGTCATGGAGGCCGCCGGATACGACGTGATCCTGGTGGAGACGGTCGGAGTGGGCCAGTCCGAGACGGCGGTGGCCGACATGGTCGACTCCTTCCTGCTGCTCAGCCTCGCCCGAACCGGTGACCAATTGCAGGGGATCAAGAAGGGGGTCCTGGAACTCGCCGACGTCATCGCGGTCAACAAGGCGGACGGCCCCCACGAGCGGGACGCCCGCGTCGCCGCCCGGGAACTGGCCGGTGCCCTTCGCCTGATGCACGGTCAGGACAGCTTCTGGACACCGCCCGTGCTCAGTTGCAGTGCTCGCGAGTCCACGGGCCTGGACGCCGTGTGGGAGCGACTGGAGCGCCACCGGTCGCTCTTGGAGTCCACCGGACGGCTCGCCGAGCGTCGTCGACGACAGCAGGTCGGCTGGACCTGGTCGATGGTCCGGGACGAGCTGCTGGACCGGCTCCACTCCGACCCCGCCGTACGCGCCGTCGCCCCGGAACTGGAACGCCGGGTACGCGACGGGGAGATGACGGCCACCTCGGCCGCGCGACGCATCCTGGACGCCTTCTCCGACGGGACCACCCGACAGGGGCCCTGA
- the scpA gene encoding methylmalonyl-CoA mutase has translation MSIPDFSEVELGTPTTEADPEDRRAALGKTADGEEPTWETPEGIPVKALYTGRDLEGLDFLDTYPGIAPFLRGPYPTMYVNQPWTIRQYAGFSTAEESNAFYRRNLAAGQKGLSVAFDLPTHRGYDSDHPRVTGDVGMAGVAIDSLHDMRQLFDGIPLDRMTVSMTMNGAVLPVLALYIVAAEEQGVPPEKLAGTIQNDILKEFMVRNTYIYPPKPSMRIISDIFSYTSRRMPRYNSISISGYHIQEAGATADLELAYTLADGVEYIRAGREAGLEVDAFAPRLSFFWAIGMNFFMEVAKLRAARLLWAKLVRDFDPRNPKSLSLRTHSQTSGWSLTAQDVFNNVTRTCVEAMAATQGHTQSLHTNALDEALALPTDFSARVARNTQLLIQQESGTTRVIDPWGGSAYVERLTHDLARRAWQHIDEVERAGGMAQAIDAGIPKLRVEEAAARTQARIDSGRQPVIGVNKYRVASDEQIEVLKVDNSSVRARQIEKLRRLRAERDEASCRAALDDLTRAAGGDGNLLELAVRAARARATVGEISEALEKVYGRHAGQIRTISGVYRDEAGRSPSVDRTRSLVDSFAEAEGRRPRILVAKMGQDGHDRGQKVIATAFADLGFDVDVGPLFQTPAEVARQAVEADVHIVGVSSLAAGHLTLVPALRERLAEEGREDIMIVVGGVIPPQDVPTLRAMGATAVFPPGTVIPDAAYDLVKRLASGLGHDDL, from the coding sequence ATGTCCATCCCCGACTTCTCCGAGGTCGAGCTCGGAACACCGACGACCGAGGCCGATCCCGAGGACCGGCGAGCCGCCCTCGGGAAGACCGCCGACGGCGAGGAACCGACCTGGGAGACCCCCGAAGGCATCCCGGTCAAGGCGCTCTACACGGGGCGGGATCTGGAGGGTCTCGACTTCCTCGACACCTACCCGGGCATCGCCCCGTTCCTGCGGGGCCCCTACCCGACGATGTACGTCAACCAACCGTGGACCATCCGGCAGTACGCGGGCTTCTCCACGGCGGAGGAGTCCAACGCGTTCTACCGGCGGAACCTCGCCGCGGGCCAGAAGGGCCTGTCTGTCGCCTTCGACCTGCCGACGCACCGCGGCTACGACAGCGACCACCCCCGGGTGACCGGGGACGTGGGCATGGCGGGGGTCGCCATCGACTCCCTCCACGACATGCGGCAGCTGTTCGACGGCATCCCCCTGGACCGGATGACCGTGTCGATGACCATGAACGGCGCGGTCCTGCCCGTGCTCGCGCTGTACATCGTGGCCGCCGAGGAACAGGGCGTACCACCGGAGAAGTTGGCGGGGACCATCCAGAACGACATCCTCAAGGAGTTCATGGTCCGCAACACCTACATCTACCCGCCGAAGCCGTCGATGCGGATCATCTCCGACATCTTCTCCTACACCTCCCGGCGGATGCCGCGCTACAACTCCATCTCCATCTCCGGCTACCACATACAGGAGGCCGGGGCCACCGCCGACCTGGAGTTGGCGTACACCCTCGCGGACGGGGTGGAGTACATCCGCGCCGGGCGGGAGGCGGGTCTGGAGGTGGACGCGTTCGCCCCGCGACTGTCGTTCTTCTGGGCCATCGGCATGAACTTCTTCATGGAGGTCGCCAAACTGCGCGCGGCCCGCCTGCTCTGGGCCAAGCTCGTCCGGGACTTCGACCCCCGAAACCCCAAGTCGCTCTCCCTACGCACCCATTCGCAGACCTCCGGTTGGTCGCTGACCGCGCAGGACGTGTTCAACAACGTCACCCGCACCTGCGTGGAGGCCATGGCGGCCACTCAGGGCCACACCCAGTCGCTGCACACCAACGCGCTCGACGAGGCCCTAGCGTTGCCCACCGACTTCTCGGCGCGCGTCGCCCGCAACACCCAGCTCCTGATCCAGCAGGAGTCGGGGACCACTCGGGTGATCGACCCGTGGGGAGGCAGCGCCTACGTCGAACGGCTCACCCACGACCTCGCCCGCCGGGCCTGGCAGCACATCGACGAGGTGGAGCGGGCCGGCGGCATGGCCCAGGCCATCGACGCGGGCATTCCCAAGCTGCGCGTGGAGGAGGCGGCGGCGCGTACACAGGCCCGGATCGACTCCGGACGGCAACCGGTGATCGGGGTGAACAAGTACCGGGTGGCGTCGGACGAGCAGATCGAGGTCCTGAAGGTCGACAACTCCTCCGTTCGCGCGCGGCAGATCGAGAAACTGCGGCGGCTGCGCGCGGAGCGGGACGAGGCGTCCTGCCGGGCCGCCCTTGACGACCTGACCCGGGCGGCCGGCGGGGACGGCAACCTGTTGGAACTGGCGGTGCGCGCGGCCCGGGCCCGGGCGACCGTCGGCGAGATCTCGGAGGCGCTGGAGAAGGTGTACGGGCGGCACGCCGGTCAGATTCGTACGATCTCGGGTGTGTACCGCGATGAGGCAGGCCGATCCCCTTCCGTCGACCGCACTCGGTCCCTGGTGGACTCCTTCGCCGAGGCCGAGGGCCGTCGCCCGCGCATCCTGGTGGCGAAGATGGGCCAGGACGGCCACGACCGGGGCCAGAAGGTCATCGCCACGGCCTTCGCCGACCTCGGTTTCGACGTCGACGTCGGCCCGCTCTTCCAGACGCCCGCCGAGGTCGCCCGCCAGGCGGTCGAGGCCGACGTGCACATCGTCGGGGTCTCCTCGCTGGCCGCCGGTCACCTCACCCTGGTACCGGCGCTGCGCGAGCGACTCGCCGAGGAAGGACGGGAGGACATCATGATCGTCGTCGGAGGGGTGATCCCGCCGCAGGACGTGCCGACACTTCGGGCCATGGGCGCGACGGCCGTCTTCCCACCCGGCACCGTGATCCCGGACGCCGCGTACGACCTGGTGAAACGGCTGGCATCCGGCCTCGGCCACGACGACCTGTGA